The Pseudoxanthomonas suwonensis sequence TCAGAACACGATGGTGGTGACGCGCGCGCCGTCGATCGGGCCGCTGCGCGGGACCGGGAGGTGGCTGGCGTGGGTTCCGTCGGCGACCAGGGAAGGCGCGACCGCGGCGGCGGCGGCTGGGGAAGCCACCGTCCAGGGCACCCCGGTCGAGCAGTCGACGCTGGGACTGGCGTGGCCGTCGCGGATGTCGCAGCGGTCGACGATGGTCAGGGAGATGCGCAGCACGGTGTTCTTGCTAGATGCCTGGACGGTACCCATCGCCACCAGACAGGCGAGCAGGACCACGGCTTTGAACGGGCGCATCGGCGGCTCCTTGCCGATCCGGATGTCGGCTGTCAGCCACGCTTTCGGCGGATGCCGCTGAAAGTTGAGCCCATCGTGGGGCTGGAGGTGTCGCGAAAGCGTGATTTGTGGATTGGATCACGCAAACGACGCCGTCCAGCGGCCATCCGTCCGGCACGCCAGGCAGGGGCTTCAATACGTCAGGGTGACGGTGATCGTGTCCGCATAAGCGCCGGCGGAGCCCGCAGCCTGTGCGGGTACGCGGCCATAGACAGTGAAGCTCTGGATGGCGTTGTTGCCGGTGTCGGACACATCGTTGGAGTTAGTGTTTCCCCATATCTGAGTGCGTCCCGCGTTCCGGTAAAGCTGGTAGGTCAGGTAGTTGCCGCCGGGGCCGAGCATGCGTCGGACTGTGCCGCCGGTGCTGTGGCCGCCATAGTTCAGCGCGATCCGGTAATTGGTGCCGATGGGGCAGCGGACGCTGACGGTGGACGTCTGATCGCGGTTGCCGGCCAGGCTGACCACGGCGCCAAAATCCATGTCCGTCGCGGTGCTGATGTAGCAAGTGTTGGCGAAGGTCGCGCTCACTTCCGTGTAGTTCTGGCCGGTGATGGGCGCTGTCGCGCACTGCGTGGCCGAGGGTGCGGTGGTTCCGGTCTGCGAGGTACTGCGCATGAAGTCGGTGATCTGGGACACGTAGTTGCCGGCCGTCACTGTCTGCGCCGGGATGCGCCCGTACACCGGCATGGAGCTGTAGGTCCTGCCAGTGGCCGTCATGGTCAGTGCGATGCTGTAGACGGCATGCCCGCTCGTCGTAGAGCCGATCACCTGGGTCATGGCCGGGTCGGCATAGAGATGGTAGTCCAGGTAGTCGAGTGGCCACCATTGGATCATCTGCCGCGGATCCAGGCCAGTCGGAAGGATCGGGTTCATGTACAGGCAGACGCGGAAGCTGCGCACCGCCGGTCCGTCGTTCTGGCAGTAGAACCGGATCGAGCCGGTGGTGGTCGCGCCGCCGCCGCCGACGGTTCCGAAGCTGATCGGGTTGGAGCCGTCGATGTTGCATTCGTTGGCGGCCATCGCCTCGCCCGGCAGCAGCCAGGCGGTGGCCAGCGCAAGGACGAGGGAGGCCGCGCGCCACCAGGAGCGAAGGATGGTGACAGTGCAAATGCTGTTCATCGGCAGACGACTCCTTCCAGTTCGACGAAGCCCCTCGGCTTCGCCAGCACGGGCAGCACCACGTCGCAGTAGCCGCCATTGTGGCGGATCTTGAGCCCCGTTCCCGGCCGGAGTTCCTGCAGGTAGAGCAGGCCGTCGTAGCCGACCACGGTCAGGGCCGGGGTCGTCGCCGGATCGTCGTCACGCAGCCAGACGGAGCTGCCGGCGGGGATGGGCTGGCCATCCTGGCCGGTCACGGTGGCTTGAATCGACAGCACCGCCCGCATCGGGAACCGCGCCAGCATGCCGCTGCGGCTGGCCGGAACGGCATGCATCTCGGTGCGGACCAGGCGTACGTCGGTCGGCGCCTGCAGCGGGTCGATCGACAGCCGGTTGCTCTGCCACGCGTTGAGCCGGTTGACCAGCAGCAGCCCATCCTCGTTGGTGTGGCCGACAAGGCGGTTTTCCTGGAGGATCGGGACGTCGGCGACGCCATCGGTGGATACCAGCGCGAAAGCGTCCTCCACCCGGCGCATGGCGAACAAATGCTTCTCCATCAGCAGGATGCTGCCATTGGCGGACGCGAAGCCGGTGGTGCTGTCCGGCACTGGGCCTTCGCCGCGCTGGTACAGCACTCCTGCGTTCCACGCGCCATGCCGGCCGAGTCCGGCGATCTGGCC is a genomic window containing:
- a CDS encoding Csu type fimbrial protein codes for the protein MNSICTVTILRSWWRAASLVLALATAWLLPGEAMAANECNIDGSNPISFGTVGGGGATTTGSIRFYCQNDGPAVRSFRVCLYMNPILPTGLDPRQMIQWWPLDYLDYHLYADPAMTQVIGSTTSGHAVYSIALTMTATGRTYSSMPVYGRIPAQTVTAGNYVSQITDFMRSTSQTGTTAPSATQCATAPITGQNYTEVSATFANTCYISTATDMDFGAVVSLAGNRDQTSTVSVRCPIGTNYRIALNYGGHSTGGTVRRMLGPGGNYLTYQLYRNAGRTQIWGNTNSNDVSDTGNNAIQSFTVYGRVPAQAAGSAGAYADTITVTLTY